TGGAATGATAATGTGACNNNNNNNNNNNNNNNNNNNNNNNNNNNNNNNNNNNNNNNNNNNNNNNNNNNNNNNNNNNNNNNNNNNNNNNNNNTTATACATCtagagaagtaaaaagaagagtaattatacaaaaataatgtttacaTTCAACCACAACCATTTGTACCAAAACATTTATCAGGAACAATAACCATTCCTGTGTTGATACACAGGNNNNNNNNNNNNNNNNNNNNNNNNNNNNNNNNNNNNNNNNNNNNNNNNNNNNNNNNNNNNNNNNNNNNNNNNNNNTTGAGAGCAAAATTGATCAAGGTTACTATAATGATTTTATTGAGTCGCTTTACATAATAAAATCGTGAAATTTGCTGTACtccttcaatatcattatttacaattattttacaaaaaattgttACTTTACATGAATTCATCAGCTTATCTGTCcatccttttttccatttatttctttacttttccttcttaACCTCTTTTGCATCTGTGCCCACAGATGTTGATAGGGGTGTTTGCGTTCTGATGGGGTATAAGGTATTCTGCACATCCGCCTCAGTCCCGGGTGCATGAGAGCCAGGTTTTGTGCTAGACCGCAAGCACTCGATGTTACCCAGTACAGGATAACACACTGTNNNNNNNNNNNNNNNNNNNNNNNNNNNNNNNNNNNNNNNNNNNNNNNNNNNNNNNNNNNNNNNNNNNNNNNNNNNNTTAAGATATTTACTTCCTCCATGAGGTGTGCTATGAGTTACATCTGATGGTATACTACTGGAATAATTAAATGGCAAACTAGAATTTACTGCATTATTATCAGGGCATCGTACAAACAACAAGTCATACAATGTACAATGTCTTACCGAAGGCACAGTTGCTGCAAtgggtatgatgatgatgctgacaaAGCGGAAGAGATTGGTTGCAAATTTCTGCAGTTTTGACCCCTCCTGGAGTCTGTTTAACACATTAacctataaaaaggggaaaataataacatCAGAGATTTTCTTGTCAATATCACTGTACTAATCTATaacagaaatatgaatataaatatttgaaGTTGCCAAATAATTCCTGTGCGAAAAGTGCATTCAATTTACATTGTCATGTCTAAACAAAAGTTTTAATTTCTGTAAAATGTATTTTAACCCAATGACCATGGCAACAAAATCATTCCCCTTTACACATCCAAGGCAGCAAAAGTATTAAAGATAATCTGAACACTATTGTTGCTTTTCTTGGTAATGACATTCCATGTCTTACTGCAAAAATGCTGAAAAAggcaattatatttaaaaaaaatgtggctaTATTTAAGAGGCATGctatataaacttattttttgTTGCTTAGCTTGTGGATGCCTAATTACTAACTTATCATTTAAAAGAATTAATTATCTTATTGTGCAAGAAAATGTGTTGTGAGTTAGCATAcatcagtaataatactaatttgtaTTCATctttaataaaacaaagaatataggattcatatttgattttatttcagtTTGATAAAATATTCTTTGTTTATATCAGTAAACAATTACATTTAAGATCATTTAAAAGTTCTTTTAAGGTATATGTTATTTGCATGGTACTCCTTAAAACATGGCAGCACCTCCTGGGCAGAAGAGGTTGAAAGGCAAATTGAAGGGCATGAGGACTATAGTCGATCAATAGGCTAcattaatgaataatatttttgaattgcAACTACAGTTGCCAAACATGGTCAAAGGGCTAAATCAACATAAAATCACttcattacatacaatatatctcATACAATACATAGCATCATGGAACTGCTGTAAATACATAATGCTTTTACTTGTGGGGAAATCTGACAGTCATTATAGATTTTCCAACTTTGTGTGGGATATCATCAATGACTGCAGTTATTGATTATATTGTCTGTCATCACtgtgaaagaaaagataaacttTATACAAATATCTGAATATGTACTTTTAAAATATGAAGTTTATTTCAGTGACAAGTAATGGAAGAAAgcaaattatcaatatcatgaatagAGGCTGTCAATATCTGATAGTCTTAGAAAAGATTATTAATTTATAGCATTCTAAAATGAAAGATAGTTAATTCACTTACAAGTGAAAcctttattaaagaaaataaaataaggaattaagaaaaggtaaaaaaagaggaaagataatcATCCCACTAAGTCAAGTCATACTTAAGAGAATTCAGTGTTTCTGCCTAGATACTGCTGCTTACAAAACACTCATTTCCTTCCCAATGAAAGGACCTATCACTAAGgagtaaattgattttttttaccaataatatTAGATCCACCTACAATGGGTTTGCAAATGGCATTCCTGTTGCTTACAAATGTGCATACAGACTGAAGAGTGTGCAATTGTGCAATAGGATGTACACAATATGTGAAGAAGGTAGACTGGGCCTTAGATGACAATGAATGAAGAACTCCCCAAAACAAGATATGTACGAGACATAATATTACATTATGCTATAattctgataaaaaaattatctcaAAACATCAATTACATGTTTGACATTGCTgaatcatttttatcctcattcatatttttctaaATATACTGCATCAAATGCAAACACCAACAGCAACTCATACTATGTAACTCCCCNNNNNNNNNNNNNNNNNNNNNNNNNNNNNNNNNNNNNNNNNNNNNGAAAGCCCCTAATGCTGCTGCAAAATAACATAATTCAATACTGTAAAAGCTATATATAATGAGCATGTGCATTCTCATAAGAATTGAATTTCAGTTGTCTGACAGTAAGTGTACATAAAGCTCCCTAAACCCTGAGTTCTCAATCTTTTCCACCAGGAACCTCTTTTGGATAACTATATTCTTAACAGCTCATCAAACATGAAACAAACGTAAAAGCTAGGGTTGTCTCAATTCATGCTTCATCATGTAGCAAAAGCAAAAATACAACTCAGACATATAGTGATTTCTAAATTATATTTCTGAAAAATGAGAATGGCTAAATAGTTAATGTAGTGGCTGGGGTGAAATAAGTGGCCCTGTGGTTGTTCCCACTGACGACCTGCTGATTTCTCACCTCTGATAAGTCTGAGTCTGAAGGCACATATAAGCTAACCAGTTAAGCAGAGGTAGTAAAGTANNNNNNNNNNNNNNNNNNNNNNNNNNNNNNNNNNNNNNNNNNNNNNATGAAAATTATCAGTGCCTCTATTCAGATTTCTGTGGTCCCACCAAAGTATTGCGGCCTAAACAatctaataacattttatattgaaACTATCTTGAtttgtttattcaaaaaaatacCTAGCATAAAGACCATATAAAGTCTAGAGAATAAACAATTAAAACTGCTCTACTGTATCCCAAATATGCCAGAAAGCACATCATACGTCCTTCCTCAGCTATGTGTCAAATGCACAGCAACTACACCTACTAAATACCTCACCTCCGTGATGGCAAGGTTGAGGAGACCCATGGCCACGGGTAAGATGAGTGAGTGATCAACCTCCGTTAGGTTCGGGATCCAGCCGAAACCTCCTGTGCTAATCTCGAGGAAGAGGACCTGGGCagctgagggagagaaaaatataaaacatatttttccgCTCCGCTTATTTCCTCattctttgtttttactttttatttctcttatttgctTCCTAGTCACTTTTCTggataatttttcatttaattttctctttcgaTATGCTTAACTAGTTTGTCCTGAGTAATTCCNNNNNNNNNNNNNNNNNNNNNNNNNNNNNNNNNNNNNNNNNNNNNNNNNNNNNNNNNNNNNNNNNNNNNNNNNNNNNNNNNNNNNNNNNNNNNNNNNNNNNNNNNNNNNNNNNNNNNNNNNNNNNNNNNNNNNNNNNNNNNNNNNNNNNNNNNNNNNNNNNNNNNNNNNNNNNNNNNNNNNNNNNNNNNNNNNNNNNNNNNNNNNNNNNNNNNNNNNNNNNNNNNNNNNNNNNNNNNNNNNNNNNNNNNNNNNNNNNNNNNNNNNNNNNNNNNNNNNNNAAGGTACTAGTGGGTTACCTCCAGTTCCCATTACTCAGACTCAGCCCTTGTTTCCAAGCCACCTCTAGTTGTCTAGCCTACTGTCCTTGTTATATTACAGTCTTACTCCACTCGGTTTGGTACATCTGGGATGGCTTCAAAATgtttttatggtatataattgcaaagaaACACTTCACAAAGTTCTAAGACTGTAACAGACTTCACATCCTGGAATTGGGCAAAGAACATTCTAGATCTAGTTCTCCAGTTCCCCAGATATCAGACTAGATACTACATGATTTTTCTCACACATTTTTTCCTTACTGAAAGCATGATAGGCTGTATCTCCTATTACTACTGATATCATGTTCACAGTATTCATCACTCAATGTTTGTCCTGTATTCATGTGGATGCAGGAGACATGCCTGTATGACAGGCATGTCATACAGGCATATAGGGTGCTAGATGGCATTTCAGGGGTGCAANNNNNNNNNNNNNNNNNAAGCTTTTGGTAGCAATGGATACagaaatttttattcttaaaatctGTGATTCAACAGGCAGACCTGCAGACTGCAATCAACTCCAAGTTTTGAAAAATAAGATGCAGGGACAAATAAATCatagaattttattatattaattggggATGGTTTCAGTGTTTTNNNNNNNNNNNNNNNNNNNNNNNNNNNNNNNNNNNNNNNNNNNNNNNNNNNNNNNNNNNNNNNNNNNNNNNNNNNNNNNNNNNNNNNNNNNNNNNNNNNNNNNNNNNNNNNNNNNNNNNNNNNNNNNNNNNNNNNNNNNNNNNNNNNNNNNNNNNNNNNNNNNNNNNNNNNNNNNNNNNNNNNNNNNNNNNNNNNNNNNNNNNNNNNNNNNNNNNNNNNNNNNNNNNNNNNNNNNNNNNNNNNNNNNNNNNNNNNNNNNNNNNNNNNNNNNNNNNNNNNNNNNNNNNNNNNNNNNNNNNNNNNNNNNNNNNNNNNNNNNNNNNNNNNNNNNNNNNNNNNNNNagataatagatattaaaatctGACTACAGTATATTCAAATGTGATATCTCTTTTGTAGCAGGTAAGAGAATTAATCAAACATTTACTAGAGGGACGAGGCTTAGAACAAGTTGGGAAATAGAGAAATACATACCAACCTACAGAATGTTGTGGTTGCGTGAGAATTCCTTTCCTGATGCTAATATGCACACAGTACTAAATCAAGTGAAGTGTATGTGACCAGGCAAGAATCTGCGACTTTGTGATTGCAAAGTTAAGTTCTAACACTATCTTACATCATTAATNNNNNNNNNNNNNNNNNNNNNNNNNNNNNNNNNNNNNNNNNNNNNNNNNNNNNNNNNNNNNNNNNNNNNNNNNNNNNNNNNNNNNNNNNNNNNNNNNNNNNNNNNNNNNNNNNNNNNNNNNNNNNNNNNNNNNNNNNNNNNNNNNNNNNNNNNNNNNNNNNNNNNNNNNNNNNNNNNNNNNNNNNNNNNNNNNNNNNNNNNNNNNNNNNNNNNNNNNNNNNNNNNNNNNNNNNNNNNNNNNNNNNNNNNNNNNNNNNNNNNNNNNNNNNNNNNNNNNNNNNNNNNNNNNNNNNNNNNNNNNNNNNNNNNNNNNNNNNNNNNNNNNNNNNNNNNNNNNNNNNNNNNNNNNNNNNNNNNNNNNNNNNNNNNNNNNNNNNNNNNNNNNNNNNNNNNNNNNNNNNNNNNNNNNNNNNNNNNNNNNNNNNNNNNNNNNNNNNNNNNNNNNNNNNNNNNNNNNNNNNNNNNNNNNNNNNNNNNNNNNNNNNNNNNNNNNNNNNNNNNNNNNNNNNNNNNNNNNNNNNNNNNNNNNNNNNNNNNNNNNNNNNNNNNNNNNNNNNNNNNNNNNNNNNNNNNNNNNNNNNNNNNNNNNNNNNNNNNNNNNNNNNNNNNNNNNNNNNNNNNNNNNNNNNNNNNNNNNNNNNNNNNNNNNNNNNNNNNNNNNNNNNNNNNNNNNNNNNNNNNNNNNNNNNNNNNNNNNNNNNNNNNNNNNNNNNNNNNNNNNNNNNNNNNNNNNNNNNNNNNNNNNNNNNNNNNNNNNNNNNNNNNNNNNNNNNNNNNNNNNNNNNNNNNNNNNNNNNNNNNNNNNNNNNNNNNNNNNNNNNNNNNNNNNNNNNNNNNNNNNNNGNNNNNNNNNNNNNNNNNNNNNNNNNNNNNNNNNNNNNNNNNNNNNNNNNNNNNNNNNNNNNNNNNNNNNNNNNNNNNNNNNNNNNNNNNNNNNNNNNNNNNNNNNNNNNNNNNNNNNNNNNNNNNNNNNNNNNNNNNNNNNNNNNNNNNNNNNNNNNNNNNNNNNNNNNNNNNNNNNNNNNNNNNNNNNNNNNNNNNNNNNNNNNNNNNNNNNNNNNNNNNNNNNNNNNNNNNNNNNNNNNNNNNNNNNNNNNNNNNNNNNNNNNNNNNNNNNNNNNNNNNNNNNNNNNNNNNNNNNNNNNNNNNNNNNNNNNNNNNNNNNNNNNNNNNNNNNNNNNNNNNNNNNNNNNNNNNNNNNNNNNNNNNNNNNNNNNNNNNNNNNNNNNNNNNNNNNNNNNNNNNNNNNNNNNNNNNNNNNNNNNNNNNNNNNNNNNNNNNNNNNNNNNNNNNNNNNNNNNNNNNNNNNNNNNNNNNNNNNNNNNNNNNNNNNNNNNNNNNNNNNNNNNNNNNNNNNNNNANNNNNNNNNNNNNNNNNNNNNNNNNNNNNNNNNNNNNNNNNNNAANNNNNNNNNNNNNNNNNNNNNNNNNNNNNNNNNNNNNNNNNNNNNNNNNNNNNNNNNNNNNNNNNNNNNNNNNNNNNNNNNNNNNNNNNNNNNNNNNNNNNNNNNNNNNNNNNNNNNNNNNNNNNNNNNNNNNNNNNNNNNNNNNNNNNNNNNNNNNNNNNNNNNNNNNNNNGGCCTGTGTGTGAAGTAAGAagtaaaatagttaaaaaaaaacacacaaaataagaaGCCTAAAAAGCGAGGAAGGCATCCCCAGTAACAACACCACTGCCGCACCTGCATCCTGGTGTGGCATCATAGAGGCCATATTGCGAAAAGACACACTCATGGAGACCCACAACGGAATCTGGACCCAAAGAAGTAAGCTCGCCTTGAATGGGTGACAGTTCTCCTTGATGATAAGATCTTTCCACATTTTCTTGGCCtgggaagaaaaaagtaaaaggaaaatgtgaataaatagaaataaactaGGCTTTTGCCATACAAAGTAAACTATCTTAACCCATTGCTTGTATCTTTATGTATTACACTGTAGATTTTGGTGTACAGCAGGGAAATATTGAAGTCATGTCCTGACACCTTTTTGAAATAAGTCCTTGTTTTGGCTTCTGTGGTACAAAATGCAGGAGAATTAATTGAGGCTATATTAATACTTGGATCAGTTATCTAATGAAGACTCCTGGTTGTCTTCTTTACAAACAACTCCAGGTGAAGGAGGCCTGTGGCACAGCCTTGAAAGTCATTGCTTGAACTAATCAATCAATCCTGTTACTTAGAGGTTTAGACAGAATAGGCCCAATCCTGTCCCTTGCAACTGGATATGAAGGTTGGACATAGCAATGCACCCTCTTTGCTAACAGACCCAATGATGAGGTGTTTAGATATTTAATACAGATCATAAAATTATTGTAATGCcattcaaagaaaatatatattcttttatatccaATTCTGTCCTCTTGTGTAAAGTAAGAACGATGAGTTTTTCATTAACCTGGAAACAtatgacagaataaaaaaaaacataatacaacaatatatctatctgtttacagacatatatttatctaacttATTCATACAGGTACACTACCTCATAACACTGACataaatttacttatatattataatcactatcaaaaCTATGGGTTAATTACCGATCTATTGAACATAATGCGTGCATGCTTTTCGTCCCAGCCCAACTTTCTTATGGCAatggctgtctctctcttcaaTTCTTTAACTAACTTATCCATTTCAGGTTTCAAGTTTTCTACTTTGGCCAAGatgtaattctgaaaaaaaaggataaaatgggAATGGTTACATGTGAAGATTaacattttctctgtttttaaatacaaaatagtAGCTAAATGTTAGAATTAAAAACAACATAGATCATTTCCTTGAAAAAAacattcaatattatttttgataaacttatatacatattaataactatattggAAGAAGAGGTATTCTTCGTTGTGTTACAACATAATTCTAGTAAGCTTGTAAGCTATAGGCCACATGAACTGATAAAATCTTTATAACACTACAACAACAGACTtttaaacacaataaataaaagagaaaatataatatttattttacagaaaaaataaatcgaaTCTAAGATCATTAAAATGACTCATATAAACATTCTATTCatacaacacaaaataaagagagagagaaaagaaaatcaacttGCCTGGTACACAGCAAGAGGGAAAGTTAACACCCCTCTCATCAGTATTGTAGAGATGATAATGGCTCCCCACCATGGCAAGTTCAGAGAGTCATGTACTCCCTGCAGCCCCCCCATTAAGCTCTCAACTAGTCTTGATTCTGCTAGAGCCCTAAACCAGCCTGCTTGAGTAATGGCCAAGTTGTCCAGCCAGGACATTGAAAAGTTCCGTGTATCAGTGCTGTTTCCAAGAAGGTAGTTTGATGAACTCAATAGAGAAATGGGATTTTCTTGTCTGTATCTGCTGCTTGATAGGCTGTGATAGAAGCAGCTTTGAACCATTTGGAAATTTTTCTGCAACCTTTGTCTTTGGTCTATTGGGGTATTATATCTAAAAGCAAACTGTGACAGAGGCAGAACAttttttcctgttccttcttGTAGCATCTGTTCCTTAGACATGACAAAATCACTGAGACTTCCTGCTGAATTCTTTGTTAGTAAAGACTTCCTCAGAAGAGTGTAGGTCATTGAAGGCCTGATGCTGAAGTGGTTGCAAGATTTAAACATCCCCATTGTTCTAATATGTGTACCTGAAATATTCAAATACATGTCTTTATTTTGATAATCTCTATTATCTAGAGATAATTTCAAGATGTTTCTTATATGCTTCTAATTTTGATGTTGCTTTATGGAATGGTTTCAGCATTCATAATCTGCACTGGCTGACTTTATCTTCACATAGATAATAACTATATCTTTTGTTCTtaatatacaaagatataaaaaattactcTACTCTGAaagtttaaattttgtattttatgtcaAGTAATTAGCTCCAATTCTATGCATatgttttagaaaagaaaatacaaaacaaacagcataaaaaatatgaaaatcaaacTGTTAAATAACGTNNNNNNNNNNNNNNNNNNNNNNNNNNNNNNNNNNNNNNNNNNNNNNNNNNNNNNNNNNNNNNNNNNNNNNNNNNNNNNNNNNNNNNNNNNNNNNNNNNNNNNNNNNNNNNNNNNNNNNNNNNNNNNNNNNNNNNNNNNNNNNNNNNNNNNNNNNNNNNNNNNNNNNNNNNN
Above is a window of Penaeus monodon isolate SGIC_2016 chromosome 34, NSTDA_Pmon_1, whole genome shotgun sequence DNA encoding:
- the LOC119594647 gene encoding cytochrome c oxidase assembly protein COX18, mitochondrial-like; the encoded protein is MGMFKSCNHFSIRPSMTYTLLRKSLLTKNSAGSLSDFVMSKEQMLQEGTGKNVLPLSQFAFRYNTPIDQRQRLQKNFQMVQSCFYHSLSSSRYRQENPISLLSSSNYLLGNSTDTRNFSMSWLDNLAITQAGWFRALAESRLVESLMGGLQGVHDSLNLPWWGAIIISTILMRGVLTFPLAVYQNYILAKVENLKPEMDKLVKELKRETAIAIRKLGWDEKHARIMFNRSAKKMWKDLIIKENCHPFKASLLLWVQIPLWVSMSVSFRNMASMMPHQDAAAQVLFLEISTGGFGWIPNLTEVDHSLILPVAMGLLNLAITEVNVLNRLQEGSKLQKFATNLFRFVSIIIIPIAATVPSCVILYWVTSSACGLAQNLALMHPGLRRMCRIPYTPSERKHPYQHLWAQMQKRLRRKSKEINGKKDGQIS